One window of Microbacterium sp. Root61 genomic DNA carries:
- a CDS encoding class I SAM-dependent methyltransferase — protein MDMAELTELLTPEGLRLLDALPPVESAEDVTRVVSRLRAAGHSPALVSAVVGQARLRVRGRSKFGEFADRMLFTRAGLEQATRLSIAARHAARFRAAGLTRVADLGCGIGGDALGLAGLGLHVDAVDADEVTAAIAAYNLAPFGDSVTVRHGLAEASDISAADAVWMDPARRTSGHSETSRVSAADYTPSLDWAFGLAQTVPTGIKLGPGFDRDAVPDDMEAQWVSADGATIELVLWSGALAREGIRRAALVVRGDAAHELTSAEDAEDEPVRTLGAFVHEPDGAVIRARLIGDVARALEAGMLSGGIAYLTSDAALTSPFVSSFRIREELPADVKALGKALRERGIGTLEIKKRGVDIDPAVLRKALKLKGAASATLIMTRIGSQRLALLADRV, from the coding sequence ATGGACATGGCCGAGCTCACCGAGCTGCTCACCCCCGAAGGCCTGCGACTGCTGGATGCTCTGCCTCCGGTCGAGTCCGCCGAGGACGTCACCCGCGTCGTCTCCCGTCTGCGTGCCGCGGGGCACTCCCCCGCACTCGTCTCCGCTGTCGTCGGCCAGGCGCGGCTGCGGGTGCGCGGTCGGTCGAAGTTCGGCGAGTTCGCCGACCGGATGCTGTTCACCCGCGCCGGGCTCGAGCAGGCCACGCGGCTGTCGATCGCAGCCCGTCACGCCGCCCGCTTCCGCGCCGCCGGCCTCACCCGCGTCGCCGATCTCGGCTGCGGCATCGGCGGGGATGCGCTCGGCCTCGCCGGCCTGGGACTGCACGTCGACGCGGTGGATGCCGACGAGGTCACGGCCGCGATCGCCGCGTACAACCTGGCACCGTTCGGCGACAGCGTGACCGTGCGTCACGGTCTGGCCGAGGCATCCGATATCTCCGCTGCCGACGCCGTGTGGATGGATCCCGCGCGCCGCACCTCGGGGCACAGCGAGACCTCGCGCGTGAGCGCCGCGGACTACACGCCCTCCCTCGACTGGGCCTTCGGACTCGCGCAGACGGTGCCGACCGGCATCAAGCTCGGGCCCGGGTTCGACCGCGACGCCGTGCCGGACGACATGGAAGCGCAGTGGGTCAGCGCCGACGGCGCGACGATAGAGCTGGTGCTGTGGTCCGGCGCGCTGGCTCGTGAAGGCATCCGCCGAGCGGCGCTGGTGGTGCGCGGCGACGCCGCCCACGAGCTGACCTCAGCGGAGGATGCCGAGGATGAGCCGGTCCGCACGCTCGGCGCCTTCGTGCACGAACCGGACGGCGCGGTGATCCGTGCGCGCCTCATCGGCGACGTGGCCCGGGCGTTGGAGGCGGGCATGCTGTCCGGCGGCATCGCCTATCTCACCTCGGATGCCGCGTTGACGAGCCCGTTCGTGTCGTCGTTCCGCATCCGCGAGGAGCTGCCCGCCGACGTCAAGGCGCTGGGCAAGGCCCTGAGGGAGCGCGGCATCGGCACGCTCGAGATCAAGAAGCGCGGCGTGGACATCGACCCCGCCGTGCTGCGCAAAGCGCTGAAGCTGAAGGGTGCGGCATCCGCGACCCTCATCATGACCCGCATCGGGTCACAGCGCCTCGCCCTCCTCGCCGACCGCGTGTAG